The DNA segment ACAGTTTGTGGCTGACTCGTGTTTGAAAGAAAGAAGCAGGAGCTGTTGTTGTTGGCCGATTTTTTAGTTGCTGCAAGTATGAGCttctcaccaccaccaccacctgttTTTGCTGGTGAAAATTACAGCATATGGGATGTGAAAATGAGGACATACCTGCAGGCACATAACCTGTGGAACGTAGTCCAAAATGACACTGAGCCACCTCCCCTAAGAGCAAACCCAACCATTACTCAGATTAGGCAGTATAATGAAGACTGTGCAAAGAAGTACAAGGCCATGTCATGCCTTCAAAGTGGAGTTTTAGATATGATCTTCACAAGGATAATGGCCTGTGACAGTCCAAAGCAGGCATGGGACAAActcaaggaggagtttcaaggatcTGAGAAGACTAGGCAACAACAACTAATAAACCTGAGAAGGAACTTTGAGAATCTGAGGATGAAGGAGTCAGAGACTGTCAAGCAATATGCTGACAGGATAATGGCCACTGTCAACAACATAAGGTTGCTTGGGGATGATTTCAGTGACCAAAGAGTAGTTGAAAAAGTTATAACAACCCTGCCAGAGAAGTATGAATCAAAGATATCTTCCCTGAAGGACTCGAGGGACCTATCAACTATTCCATTGACAGATTTGATAAATGCTCtctatgcacaagagcaaagaagagcaaacAGAATGGAGGAGTATTCTGAGGGAGCTTTTCAGGCCAGAGGCAGAGAAGGCTCAAACTCGAGCTCCAGTTTCAAAGGCAATAAGCCTTGGACAGAAAAAAAGGACAAAGGCAAGAAAGAAGCCACCAAAAGAAAGTTTCCACCTTATGCTCATTGCAAGAAGACCAATCACCTTGAAAAATACTGCTGGTACAAGCCTGACATTCAGTGTAGAGGGTGCAAACAACTTGGACACATTAAAAAGGTGtgtaaaaacaaaccaaaaccaCAGCTACACCATCAGAATCAAGCTCAGACTGCTGAAGATGTTGAAGCATAGGAAGAGCATGTCTTCACAGCTTCTTGTTTTGCAAGCTCGAGCAAGGTGAGCAAGATGTGGTTGATTGATAGTGGGTGTACTCATCACATGGCTTCAAACAGAAGCATGTTCAAGGAGCTAGACACCACCTTTGTgaccaaagtcagaatagggaataGTGAGCTCATAGAGGTCAAAGGAAAAGGCAAGGCTGTAATAGGCATAAAGTCAGGAAACAAAACTATCTCTGAGGTTCTCTATGTACCTGACATTGACCAAAATCTGCTAAGTGTCGGTCAGTTACTTGAGAAGGGCTACTCTTTTATTTTTGAAGGCAAGGTGTGTGTGATCAAAGATGCTGTCGACCAAGTGTTAGCAACAATAGCCATGAGTGATCGAAGTTTCACTTTGGATTAAATCAGCTAGAGCCAAAGACACATGTGGCTCAGGCTGATGAGTCAATTTTGTGGCATAGGAGGCTAGGCCATGTGAACTACAAGTCACTTGGCCTATTGCACAAAATGAGCCTGGTAGAAGACATGTTCTGCATTGAGCCAAAGAAGGATGTGTGTGAAGTCTGTCAGCTTGGCAAGCAGACTAGACTGCCCTTTCCTACCAACCAAGCATGGTGAGCTCAAGAGAGGCTCCAGTTGGTTCATACAGACATCTGTGGACCCATGAAGACCACTTCCCTAAATGGGAACAGGTACTTTGCACTCTTTATTGATGATTGCACTAGGTTCTATTGGGTAACTTTTTTGAAGCAAAAGCCAGATTTGCTGACTTCTTTTGCAAATTCAAGGCTTTGGCTGAAAACCAAGCCAACTGTAAGCTGAAATGGGACTGAGTATGTGTCTCAAAGGTTCCAAAAGATATGTGATGATGCTGGAATTCTTCATCAGCTAACAACCATCTACACATCACAGCAAAATGGTGTCTGTAAGAGGAAGAACAGAACAGTTCTTGATATGGCCAGGTGCCTTTTGTTTGAGGCTAAAATGCCTAACAatttttgggctgaggcagtaaacacttCAGTTTACTTGCAGAACAGACTTCCAACTAATGCAGTGAAAGGAAAAACACCCTTTGAACCTTGGTTTGGACAAAAACCATCAGCGTCACACTTGAGGGTATTTGGTTGTTTATGCTATGCACTAGTTCCAGCAGAGAAAAAGACTAAGCTTGAAAAAAGGTCCATGCCAGGGGTGTTTGTAGGCTACAGCAGTGTGAAGAAAGGTTATAGGATCTTTGATCCATTGACCAAGAAGATCATTGTGAGCAGAGATGTAAAGTTTAATGAAGAAGGGTATTGGAAATAGGATGGAACTAATGCAAGCCCACTTGAGGAAGATCAGAATAGTCCTGACATGCAGCCTACTGAAATTGAAGTTGAAGCTGAAGATGACTATGATGATGCACCTATTCGAGGCACTAGAACTCTGGCAGATATCTATGAAAGGTGTGCCATTACCATAGTTGAGCCATCTTGCTATGTTGAAGCTGTAAAAGAGAAATGCTGGCAAGAGGCTATGGAGGCTGAACTGAAGATGATTCAAAAGAATGATACTTGGGAGCTGGTCAATAGGCCAAAATAGAAAAGTCATTAGTGTTAAATGGGTGTTCAGGACCAAGAAAAATTCAGATGGGTCTCTGAACAAACACAAGGCCAGGTTGGTTGTGAAGGGCTACAGTCAGCAGCAAGGGGTTGATTTATTTGAAACCTTTGCACCTGTTGTAAGGTTGGATACCATAAGGCTGCTATTTGCCTTAGCAGCTCAAAAACAGTGGAAAGTGCACCAATTAGATGTAAAATCAGCTTTTCTAAATAGACTTCTCAAGGAAGAAATCTTTATTGAGCAACCTGAAGGATTTGAGGTCCTAGGTGAAGAACACAAGGTCTTCAAGCTCAAAAAGGCCCtatatggcctgaaacaggctccAAGAGCCTGGTATGATAGAATTGATGCCTACTTGTCATGGCTCAGGTTCACAAAAAGCATAAGTGAGCCCACTCTTTATGTCAAGAAGGATGAAAAGGAGACCCTGCTGATTGTGTCATTGTATGTTGATGACCTGCTGGTCACTGGCAGTAAAGATGAACTGATTGAAAACTTTAAGAAGCAAATGCAAGACATTTTTTAGATGACTGATCTTGGTTTGATGACATACTTCTTTGGTATGGAGGTAAATCAGGAAGAACAAGGGATTTTTATAAGCCAGCAAGCCTTTGCACTAAAAGTTTTAAGCAAATTCTACATGTCAAAGTGCAAACCTGCTAGCACACCAGTTGCACTAAGAGAAAAGCTGTCAAGCACAAGTGAGCACAATCGAGTTGATGAAAGGGGGTACAGAAGTTTGGTTAATTGCTTGCTCTACCTAATAGCAACAAGGCCAGACATCCTATATGTTGTTGGCTTACCCTCAAGGTTCATGCACTGCTGCAATGTTGCACATTTTAAAGCAGCAAAGAGGGTCCTAAGATATGTCAAAGGGACTTTGAATTTTGGTGTGAAGTTTGGAAGGTCAAAGGAGCTGAAACTTGTTAGTTATTCAAATAGAGACTGGGCTGGTTTAgttgatgacatgaagagcacatcAGGCTACTGCTTTAGTCTAGGTTCAAGTGTTTTTAGTTGGAGTTCAAAGGAGCAACAAACAGTAGTTCAATCCACTGCAGAGGCTGAGTATATTGCAGCTGCTACTGCTgttaaccaagccatttggcttagaaaGTTATTGGATGACTTAAATGCTAGACAGATGGAAGCAACTGAAATTAAGGTTGACAACCAGTCTGCTGTTGCTATTGCCAAGAACCCTATGTTCCACggcaaaacaaaacatttcaagaTCAGGTATCACTTTGTGAGAGAAGCTGAACTTGGTAAGGAAATCTGCTTGGTACATTGTTGTTCGAGGGATCAGCTTGCTGATGTTCTGACCAAACCATTGGCTACTGGAAGGTTCGAGTGTTTAAGGAAAGAGATGGGAGTTTGCTGCCTTgtagccaaggaggagtgttcaAAGGTGGCAACTACAGCAGCAACATGCATGCAACCATACAATCATGCACGAGCATGCAAGTGACCGAGCATCATAGCTGAAGCATGCTATTGTCCAAGGAGTAATTCGATTGGCATGTCCATGTGACAGTTGACTTTTGTTGTTTCAATGTAACCTTTTGTATTTGCTAAGGTTTAGTTAGATACTTAGCTGTTTATTAGCTGTTTAGGAAGTCATTATTTTGATTTAACAGGTTATTTACTTGCACAAGCAAACTTTGTTTTTTACCAATGTAATCCATCTACTTATGTACATGTAATTTTGAACTTTTCAAGTAACAAGCATAGCCAACTTGTTCTCTCAAATTGTTCATCCGATTTTGCTTCTGTTTTGAGCTTTCAAACACAAAATTTCTTTGCTTTGTTTCATTGATCATTTGATTGAAACTTAACACATACTTTATCCGGGTTTATTACTTTACTGCTCCAGTTTCAACAAGAGGTTCATATTTTATCTGGGTAAAATAGATTTGTTTCTCTTCCTGTGtgaaaaaatttacattttttgttttttatgctTTTTTAACACCTTA comes from the Gossypium hirsutum isolate 1008001.06 chromosome A06, Gossypium_hirsutum_v2.1, whole genome shotgun sequence genome and includes:
- the LOC107963287 gene encoding uncharacterized protein, translated to MSFSPPPPPVFAGENYSIWDVKMRTYLQAHNLWNVVQNDTEPPPLRANPTITQIRQYNEDCAKKYKAMSCLQSGVLDMIFTRIMACDSPKQAWDKLKEEFQGSEKTRQQQLINLRRNFENLRMKESETVKQYADRIMATVNNIRLLGDDFSDQRVVEKVITTLPEKYESKISSLKDSRDLSTIPLTDLINALYAQEQRRANRMEEYSEGAFQARGREGSNSSSSFKGNKPWTEKKDKGKKEATKRKFPPYAHCKKTNHLEKYCWYKPDIQCRGCKQLGHIKKVCKNKPKPQLHHQNQAQTAEDVEA